ACTCGTCGAACTCGCTGCCGTCGAGGGTTCTCAACAGCACCTCGCGGGGGTCGAACGGTGTCCTCGGGTCGGCGCTGGCGATCGCCAGCAGGTCTTCGACGTCGTATTTCGGGGGCGTCGGGTTGCTCGTGCGGGGGCCTGGGCCCTGCTTGCGCCAGTTGAGCCGGCGCACCACCTGGCGGGCCAGCCGCAGGCCGTCGCGCTCGTCTTCGGCCAGATAGTCGGCCAGGCCGCTGGTGCCGGCGTGCATGCCGGCGCCGCCCAGCGACTCGTCGTCGGTGATCTCGCCGGTCGCCATCCGGACCAGCGGCGGGCCGGCCAGGAAGACCTTGGCCTGGTGGCGCACCATGATCGTGTAGTCGGACATGCCGGGCACGTAGGCGCCGCCGGCGGTCGCGTTGCCGAAGACCACCGAGATCGTCGGGATGCCCGCCGCGGAGAGCCGGGTCAGGTCACGGAAGACGCCGCCGCCGGGGATGAAGATCTCCGCCTGGGTGGGCAGGTCGGCGCCGCCGGACTCGACCAGGTTGACCAGGGGCAACCGGTTGGCCAGGGCGATCTCGCCGGCCCGCTGGGTCTTCTTCAACGCGTACGGGTTGATCGCGCCGCCGCGCACGGTCGGGTCGTTGGCGACGATCACGCACTCGACGCCCTCGATCACCCCGATGCCGCTGACCACGCTCGCGCCGACCGGGAAGTCGGTGCCCCAGGCGGCGGTCGGCGACAGCTCCAGGAACGGTGCGTCCTGGTCGACCAGCAACTCGATCCGCTCGCGGGGCAGCAACTTGCCACGGGCGTGGTGCCGGCTCACGTATTTGTCGCCGCCACCCGCGCGGGCGTCGTCGAGCGCGTCCTCGAACTCGTGGAGCCGGTCCAGCATGGCTGAACGGTTCTCCAGGTAGGACGGGTTGCGCGGGTCGACCGCGGTCTCCATGACAGTCACGACACCTCCTTGGCCATTGCCACCTCCGTAACGAGCGTCTCGGCGGACGCGACACGGATGCGGCGGTGGTCGAGACTCACGCCGCACTTCCGCGGGCGACCAGTGC
This genomic interval from Asanoa ferruginea contains the following:
- a CDS encoding acyl-CoA carboxylase subunit beta, with product METAVDPRNPSYLENRSAMLDRLHEFEDALDDARAGGGDKYVSRHHARGKLLPRERIELLVDQDAPFLELSPTAAWGTDFPVGASVVSGIGVIEGVECVIVANDPTVRGGAINPYALKKTQRAGEIALANRLPLVNLVESGGADLPTQAEIFIPGGGVFRDLTRLSAAGIPTISVVFGNATAGGAYVPGMSDYTIMVRHQAKVFLAGPPLVRMATGEITDDESLGGAGMHAGTSGLADYLAEDERDGLRLARQVVRRLNWRKQGPGPRTSNPTPPKYDVEDLLAIASADPRTPFDPREVLLRTLDGSEFDEFKPGYGTALVTGWGEVHGYPVGVLANARGVLFSEESQKAAQFIQLANASDTPLVFLQNTTGYMVGAEYEQRGIIKHGALMINAVSNSKVPHITINLGASYGAGNYGMCGRAYEPRFLFTWPNAKSAVMGPAQLAGVLSIVARQAAEAKGQHYDEDSDQAMRMMVEQQIDTQSTALFLSGRLYDDGIIDPRDTRTVLGLSLSAIHNAPIKGAEGFGVFRM